Genomic window (Nitrospirota bacterium):
CGGGGCTGCGGATTATCTCGTCAAGCCCGTGGAGGAAAGCAGGTTTTTGTCCAGCCTGGAGAAGGTGCTTGAAATGGGCAACCTCATGAATGAGATATCCTCCCTCAAAAAACATCTTCTCACCGGGGAGCTGGAGCACCAGGAGTCGTTTGCGCCCGTCATTACGAAGAGCAAAAAGATGCTTGCAGTTTTTCATTACATAGAGGCGATAGCAAAGTCCCAGAAGCCCGTTCTCATTACCGGGGAGACCGGTGTGGGCAAAGAGCTCATCGCAAGAATCATACATGAGGTGAGCGGGCTGAAGGGGGCTCACATCGCGGTCAACGTAGCAGGACTTGACGATACGATGTTCTCGGATACATTGTTCGGCCATAAAAAAGGCGCCTTCACCGGCGCTGAAAAGGACAGGGAGGGGTTGATCGTCCGGGCGTCCGGAGGCACCCTGATGCTTGATGAAATAGGAGACCTGAATAAATCTTCTCAGGTAAAACTCCTGCGCCTTCTTGAGGAAAAGATCTACTATCCGCTCGGCTCCGATATGCCTGAAAAAAGCAACGCACGCGTCATCGGCTGCTCCAATCAGGACCTTGAGAAACAGATAGAGGAGGGACAGTTCCGTAAGGACCTGTACTACCGGCTCTGCTCCCATAATATTCAGATCCCTCCGCTTCGCGAGCGGCTTCAGGATATCCCTTTGCTGCTTGACCACTTCCTTGAGGAGTCATCGAAGTCCCTGAAGAAAAAAAGGCCCGAGGTCTCGCCGGAGTTGATAACCCTGCTGTCCAACTATAATTTCCCCGGCAATGTCAGGGAGCTCCAGGCAATGGTCCATGACGCGGTGGCGCAGCATGAATCAGGAAAACTCTCTCTTGAGAGCTTTAAGGGTTTTATGAAAAAGAAGGGCATATCTTCCCAGTCCCGCCTTATGCCTCTTGATGGAGACACTGTTTCCATGTTTGAGATCTTCGGACATTTCCCGACCTTAAAGGAAGTCGAAGACTATGTAATATCCGAGGCGATGAAATGCGCCCACAGCAACCAGGGAGGCGCGGCCTCACTCCTGGGCATAACCCGCCAGGCCCTTAACCAGCGGCTGAAAAAGAAAAACCATTCAGCATAAGTTTTCCAGTTTCGCAATGCGTGACAGGAGCCTGTTATATATGTTGCGATAAAAGGATGGTTTCAATCCACGCGCCCGCGCGGGGCGCGACGCGCGGCGATCCGCAAGCAGGTATCGTCAGAAGGTTTCAATCCACGCGCCCGCGCGGGGCGCGACGTTGTCTTAACTATCGACAACACTGCGCTGTGTGGTTTCAATCCACGCGCCCGCGCGGGGCGCGACCTTGGAATAGCTCCGCCGTCTCTTTGTAATATTGTGTTTCAATCCACGCGCCCGCGCGGGGCGCGACAAAAAATCGGAGCGAATGGTTTTAAAGTATCGAGTTTCAATCCACGCGCCCGCGCGGGGCGCGACGAGCGTTTGTAAAAATAACACTTCCAAGCGGAAATGTTTCAATCCACGCGCCCGCGCGGGGCGCGACGGCCGGGATATTAGCCGGTTATCACGGCGGCTACGTTTCAATCCACGCGCCCGCGCGGGGCGCGACGCAAGTCTCAAAAAGATAGGGAAGTCCTATCTTGTTTCAATCCACGCGCCCGCGCGGGGCGCGACCCAGAGATAGCAAAGGCACTTGGAGACGCTTTTGGTTTCAATCCACGCGCCCGCGCGGGGCGCGACTCGCTAAAGACCGTAAAAACGGCACATATGATAAGTTTCAATCCACGCGCCCGCGCGGGGCGCGACTCGCTAAAGACCGTAAAAACGGCACATATGATAAGTTTCAATCCACGCGCCCGCGCGGGGCGCGACAATTGACAATCCCCGCTCAACTATGATATAAGAGTTTCAATCCACGCGCCCGCGCGGGGCGCGACTCTTACATTAACCCATGCCTAATATGACAATTGTTTCAATCCACGCGCCCGCGCGGGGCGCGACAAAAAGGGAGGGAAGACGAAATGACGAACAATGGGTTTCAATCCACGCGCCCGCGCGGGGCGCGACCAATAAACCTAACCCTTTAATTTTATTGATAGTCGTTTCAATCCACGCGCCCGCGCGGGGCGCGACTAAGAAACTCAACATCCTGCAACCCAAACGTATCAGTTTCAATCCACGCGCCCGCGCGGGGCGCGACTGTTCTTTTACAACTCTACGAAATTAATAATCAAATCATTAGCTATTTGCGAACCTACTGTTTTTATTCCCGCAAACATCTTGTTGTCAAGGATCATTTTACAGACTGTTATATTTTATAAACCAAATTTTACTTATGCGAACCCATGCGGAAATGTATGTAAGCATGAGGTTCGCAGATAAAAGAAACCACTGAGGGCACAGAGATGTTTTCTATCATTAATAAATCTCCTGTGTAACTATTTCTTCTCTCACTATCAATATGTTCCTCCGTGATCTCTGTGGTTAATTATTTTTTCAAATAATCAATGGCCCATCCTGCTCTATCCCGGCCTTTGCTCCTACGTGCTCAACACGATGCTTCCAGTTGGAGCCGAGATAATAAAACCTCAGGCTGTCCGTCTCAGGATCAATCTCTGAAATCAATCTCTCTTTCAGCATCGTCCACTGAGCCGGATCGACAATACATTCAAATACGGAGTACTGGACCCTCTGCCCGAAATCCTGACAGGCACGTGCCACCCGGCGCAAGCGGCGCTGTCCGCGTTTTTCCGTTGCGACATCATAGCTCACAAGCACAAACATTTTCCCTCCAACTAAGGCACAGAGGCACAAAGGCACTAAGTAAAAAGGAGAAGAAGGTGTAAACTTTAATCAAGTGCACGAAATCTTTTTTTCATCTTTCCTTTGTGCCTTTGCCCCTTTGTACCTAAGTAATTACCCTACTTTTTTAATTAAGCTACACAGCATTCTTTCTATCTCCCTACTCTGTTCATAAATCTTTTCAAAAGTATCTTTTGATAGATACCCTAAATTCAAGCAAATCTCCAGTTGAGTTTGTAATTCATATAAAGAGCCAATTGCTATCTGTAAAAAACGAGAGTAATCGTTTGTAGAATGTCTGCCATATCCTTCTGCAATATTGCTTGGTATTGATACTGCACTCCTTCTTATTTGCGATACCAATCCATAGAGTTCTTCTTTAGGGAACAATCTTGTTATCGAATAAACTTCGGTTACCAATGCCATCGATTTTTGCCATACAAAAAGGTCCCTATAGTTTCTCATTTCCTCTCGCTTGCCCTCTTTCTTTGTGCCTTTGTCCCTTCTTTATTCCCTCTGTGGTATATTTTTGATTCTTACTTCCATACAAACGGCGGATATGCGTCCATGTCGCCGCGCAGATACCTTGCCATGAGCAATGCCTGCGTGTGAAACAGCAGTCCGATTGTGACCTTCTCTTTCAGGAAAGGATGCATTATCTCATCTTGCTTACGTGTCTGGTATGTAACCAGCACGGTCTTTCTTGTATCGTCGTCCATCAACACAGCCCCTGACTCTTTCCTGTCAAATCCCTTGCCCTGCACCTGGCAAAGATTTATCAATGAAAGAGTGAGGCGGTCTGCAAGGAACGGCCTGAATTCCTCCATCATATCCAGAGCAAGTCCGTATCTGCCGGGACGGTCCCTGTGCAGAAATCCCACGGCCGGATCAAGCCCTACAG
Coding sequences:
- a CDS encoding sigma-54-dependent Fis family transcriptional regulator encodes the protein MNNSTSPILLVDDEQQILFGYSLMLRSAGIENILTVKDSRKVLPLLAKQNVAAIVLDLVMPHVSGMDLLSKIKLEFPHIPIIVMTAINELEKAVECMKAGAADYLVKPVEESRFLSSLEKVLEMGNLMNEISSLKKHLLTGELEHQESFAPVITKSKKMLAVFHYIEAIAKSQKPVLITGETGVGKELIARIIHEVSGLKGAHIAVNVAGLDDTMFSDTLFGHKKGAFTGAEKDREGLIVRASGGTLMLDEIGDLNKSSQVKLLRLLEEKIYYPLGSDMPEKSNARVIGCSNQDLEKQIEEGQFRKDLYYRLCSHNIQIPPLRERLQDIPLLLDHFLEESSKSLKKKRPEVSPELITLLSNYNFPGNVRELQAMVHDAVAQHESGKLSLESFKGFMKKKGISSQSRLMPLDGDTVSMFEIFGHFPTLKEVEDYVISEAMKCAHSNQGGAASLLGITRQALNQRLKKKNHSA
- the cas2 gene encoding CRISPR-associated endonuclease Cas2, producing the protein MFVLVSYDVATEKRGQRRLRRVARACQDFGQRVQYSVFECIVDPAQWTMLKERLISEIDPETDSLRFYYLGSNWKHRVEHVGAKAGIEQDGPLII
- a CDS encoding four helix bundle protein, which codes for MRNYRDLFVWQKSMALVTEVYSITRLFPKEELYGLVSQIRRSAVSIPSNIAEGYGRHSTNDYSRFLQIAIGSLYELQTQLEICLNLGYLSKDTFEKIYEQSREIERMLCSLIKKVG